The following coding sequences lie in one Sedimentibacter sp. MB35-C1 genomic window:
- a CDS encoding helix-turn-helix domain-containing protein yields MNDSIYSKDNLTFSINDVAKVIGVVPATIRNWEKSGLFVAKRGENNYRIYTLDDIESLKKIKEVLNIQKNSRNGIAQILPSINSSNPLVNIVEKEKQPVYSKKLLNKRWKECREKIGYTLEEVSKAVGISTSHLSKLENGNANVTLEVLEKIACFYGESPIYFFDLDYSEKKKISLGQGEKVSIGVPGVEMESLIAERGTSIYPIMYTVKPGCGNLEAHSHSGQEFIFILSGKIEIKLNDNEVYLLKKNDAFFFRSKEKHSWKNPASKSVATLLWVHSPYDNN; encoded by the coding sequence ATGAACGATTCAATATACTCAAAAGACAACTTGACATTTAGCATAAACGATGTTGCCAAGGTGATTGGAGTAGTACCGGCTACAATAAGAAACTGGGAGAAATCTGGATTATTTGTTGCTAAAAGAGGAGAAAATAATTACAGGATTTATACATTGGATGATATAGAATCTTTAAAAAAGATTAAAGAAGTACTTAATATACAAAAAAACAGCAGAAATGGAATTGCGCAAATACTGCCGTCTATTAACAGCAGTAATCCACTCGTGAATATTGTTGAAAAAGAAAAACAACCGGTTTATTCTAAAAAGCTTCTTAACAAGAGGTGGAAGGAATGCAGAGAGAAAATAGGATATACTCTTGAAGAAGTAAGTAAGGCTGTAGGGATTTCAACATCTCACCTTAGCAAACTTGAAAACGGAAATGCTAACGTAACATTGGAAGTATTGGAGAAAATTGCATGCTTCTATGGAGAAAGCCCCATATATTTTTTCGATTTAGATTATTCCGAAAAGAAAAAAATTAGTTTAGGGCAAGGAGAAAAAGTAAGTATTGGTGTGCCTGGTGTTGAGATGGAATCATTAATTGCGGAGAGGGGAACAAGTATTTACCCGATAATGTATACTGTTAAGCCAGGATGTGGGAATTTGGAAGCTCACTCACATAGTGGACAGGAGTTTATTTTTATATTATCAGGGAAAATTGAAATTAAGCTAAACGATAATGAAGTTTATTTGCTCAAGAAAAATGATGCCTTCTTTTTTAGAAGTAAAGAAAAGCATTCGTGGAAAAATCCTGCGTCAAAGAGTGTTGCAACACTTCTCTGGGTGCATTCTCCTTACGATAACAATTAA
- the secD gene encoding protein translocase subunit SecD translates to MRTNKHIYIVVMLLIAGIALTSFFGINAGPIQIKGMKDIRFGIDIRGGVEAVFEPADLDRVPTENELELARVIMETRMDAQNILDREITIDKNTGHIIIRFPWKSGETDFNPQKAIAELGETARLTFRDPQGNVLVEGKDVKESKVQLDSKTNMPIVTLKFNEEGAEAFADATEKLVGQSISIYMDETLISAPHVKQKITGGDSYISNIESAEEAKSLSDKINSGALPFSLISKNHSIITPTMGSGALDVMIKAGIIAFAAVCIFMVSYYKLLGVVACFALLLQISVQMLALSIPQVTLTLTGIAGIILSIGMGVDANVIIYERIREELNQGKTLGYSIDTGYSKAFSAVFDGNITTIAASVIMMIFGTGSMLSFGYTLMVGCILNFVSGVTTSRIITKSMSMNEVFMKKSLYGMKVKEAK, encoded by the coding sequence ATGAGAACTAATAAACATATTTACATTGTAGTTATGCTTTTAATTGCCGGAATTGCTCTTACATCATTTTTTGGAATTAACGCAGGTCCAATTCAAATTAAGGGCATGAAGGATATAAGATTTGGTATAGATATAAGAGGCGGAGTTGAGGCTGTATTTGAGCCTGCCGATCTTGACAGGGTTCCTACGGAAAATGAGTTGGAATTAGCAAGGGTAATCATGGAAACAAGAATGGATGCCCAAAATATTTTAGACAGAGAGATAACTATAGATAAAAATACAGGTCACATAATAATAAGATTTCCTTGGAAATCGGGAGAAACAGACTTTAATCCTCAAAAAGCAATAGCTGAGCTGGGAGAAACGGCAAGATTGACATTCAGAGATCCCCAGGGAAATGTTTTGGTAGAAGGAAAAGATGTTAAGGAAAGTAAGGTACAGCTGGACAGCAAAACAAATATGCCTATTGTTACTTTGAAATTTAATGAAGAAGGCGCGGAAGCTTTTGCCGATGCTACGGAAAAACTAGTAGGGCAGTCAATATCTATTTATATGGACGAAACATTAATATCAGCACCACATGTTAAACAAAAAATTACCGGAGGAGACTCCTATATAAGCAATATAGAAAGTGCCGAAGAGGCAAAGAGCTTATCAGATAAAATTAATTCAGGAGCACTTCCGTTTTCTTTAATATCAAAAAACCATAGTATCATAACCCCAACAATGGGTTCAGGCGCTCTGGATGTTATGATAAAGGCAGGAATAATTGCATTTGCGGCAGTGTGCATTTTTATGGTTTCATATTACAAGTTGCTTGGAGTTGTAGCATGCTTTGCATTGCTTTTACAGATTTCTGTTCAGATGCTGGCATTATCTATACCTCAGGTGACACTTACATTAACAGGCATTGCAGGTATTATCCTTTCAATAGGAATGGGCGTTGATGCTAACGTAATTATATATGAGCGAATTAGAGAAGAACTGAACCAAGGAAAGACGTTGGGATATTCAATAGATACGGGATATTCTAAGGCTTTTTCAGCTGTGTTTGATGGAAATATTACAACAATAGCTGCATCAGTTATTATGATGATATTTGGAACAGGATCAATGCTTTCATTTGGATATACGCTTATGGTAGGATGTATACTAAACTTTGTTTCAGGTGTTACAACCTCAAGAATAATTACGAAATCTATGAGTATGAACGAAGTGTTTATGAAAAAGTCCTTATACGGAATGAAAGTTAAGGAGGCAAAATAA
- a CDS encoding GGDEF domain-containing protein, producing the protein MKEFANYISDGIVECKIVKDKSNKIDIIAIYANKQTEIITGKTVDEILNKKMKEVFPAIADSIFDWPIILSEAAMTSEHKIIEQYVVGFDKYVRFSVFGFKEDTFYIAMQDMTEKKETKRILLEKERVIRHLENEIKARANTDMLTNLYNFQFMNESIKSSISSYVEEDINFCLLVLDIDDFKKINKMYGMDEADNIIHDVANILSANARKIDVVGRYGNDKFMIILNNVDIDIAKILTEKIKKEIESYSLKFNNNLSACGSIVEYGGETIEEFIEKSEILTTKAQSMGKGIILS; encoded by the coding sequence ATGAAGGAATTTGCGAATTACATATCCGATGGGATTGTTGAATGTAAAATAGTTAAAGATAAATCAAATAAAATAGATATAATTGCAATTTATGCAAATAAACAGACAGAAATAATAACCGGAAAGACAGTTGATGAAATTCTAAATAAAAAAATGAAAGAAGTTTTTCCAGCTATAGCAGATTCGATATTTGACTGGCCGATAATATTGAGTGAAGCGGCGATGACAAGTGAACATAAAATTATCGAACAATACGTTGTAGGTTTTGACAAATATGTGAGATTCAGTGTTTTTGGATTTAAGGAAGACACTTTTTATATTGCAATGCAGGATATGACAGAAAAAAAGGAGACAAAACGAATTCTGCTTGAAAAAGAAAGAGTTATAAGACACCTCGAAAATGAAATAAAAGCAAGAGCTAATACGGATATGCTTACTAATCTATATAATTTTCAATTTATGAATGAAAGCATAAAAAGCAGTATTTCCAGTTATGTGGAAGAAGATATTAATTTCTGTCTTCTTGTGTTGGATATAGATGATTTTAAAAAAATAAATAAAATGTATGGTATGGATGAAGCAGACAATATAATTCATGATGTTGCAAATATTTTAAGTGCAAATGCAAGAAAAATAGATGTTGTAGGGAGATACGGAAACGATAAATTTATGATAATTTTGAACAATGTCGATATTGACATTGCAAAAATACTGACTGAAAAAATAAAAAAAGAAATAGAAAGTTACAGCTTGAAATTCAACAACAATTTAAGTGCTTGCGGATCGATTGTGGAATACGGAGGAGAAACAATAGAAGAATTTATTGAAAAATCTGAAATATTAACAACTAAAGCCCAGTCAATGGGCAAAGGTATAATATTGTCGTAA
- a CDS encoding helix-turn-helix transcriptional regulator, with protein sequence MSNMTFGECLKFMLSALDISMNRLAKYINVDNSLVNRWVHGERIPPYGSSYIDNIALYMSKNVYNAYQNKNLNEIIAKHGYSNNSCDTEEKIKRILLEAQGYSFECRKRHLDKTKNSAKVQGFKAFGTIDVEVKNAKDMIQTKMIDGIFGMSSNDKVIFGSENIIKYAFNMLDEAINEDKENKIIYLTYNSNISKNNGEMLKLQSYLGTMIKNGWEIIILMKLDNNFSRILNFIRLSMPLMFSGKLNIYYYINYAMCDAEREMLIIPNTSAMSGFAHNCNIGLNAAFYLKCTSAVNAFKDHFESMMEKNAHPLIKNYDSKAYMEYWRNLVESDETIGNRMVFRSGLGSTMLPEHIYLKFLNKLNLSDDIVKFAFNNYKKQREAFQKNIKSYEYNEIYLMDAVSSLIQTNKFCMNYYAGVQHIKLEIEEIIEILENIIHNIKKYKHYKISFINRKIENLITAKNFSFVLKERKALFYESYNDRTNYPSIRLSIEEPTFIKAFEEYFMQVWEHITPANKEKSEAIMFLKRHIEALKRQA encoded by the coding sequence ATGAGCAATATGACATTTGGTGAATGCCTCAAATTCATGCTTTCAGCGTTAGATATAAGCATGAATCGCCTGGCTAAGTATATTAATGTAGATAATTCACTTGTTAACAGATGGGTTCATGGGGAAAGAATTCCTCCTTACGGTTCATCTTATATTGATAACATAGCATTGTACATGTCAAAAAACGTTTACAATGCATATCAGAACAAGAACTTAAATGAAATTATTGCTAAACATGGATATAGCAATAATTCATGTGATACAGAAGAAAAGATAAAAAGAATTCTGTTAGAAGCTCAGGGATATTCATTTGAATGTAGAAAAAGACATTTAGACAAAACGAAAAACTCAGCCAAAGTTCAAGGATTTAAAGCCTTTGGTACAATAGATGTAGAAGTAAAGAATGCTAAAGATATGATACAAACAAAAATGATAGACGGTATATTTGGAATGTCAAGCAATGATAAAGTTATTTTTGGTTCTGAAAATATAATCAAGTATGCTTTTAATATGCTTGATGAAGCAATAAACGAGGATAAAGAAAATAAAATTATTTATTTAACTTACAACAGCAATATTAGCAAAAATAATGGCGAAATGCTGAAATTGCAAAGTTATTTAGGCACAATGATAAAAAATGGGTGGGAAATTATTATTCTAATGAAATTGGACAATAATTTTAGCAGAATATTAAATTTTATCAGGCTTTCCATGCCATTGATGTTTTCAGGAAAGCTTAATATTTATTATTACATTAATTATGCTATGTGCGACGCAGAAAGAGAAATGCTTATAATTCCTAATACTAGCGCAATGTCTGGTTTTGCGCATAATTGTAACATAGGATTGAATGCAGCGTTTTATCTGAAATGCACAAGTGCTGTTAATGCATTTAAGGACCATTTTGAATCAATGATGGAAAAAAATGCTCATCCGTTAATAAAAAACTATGACTCAAAAGCATACATGGAATATTGGCGAAATTTAGTAGAATCGGATGAAACAATAGGAAATCGTATGGTGTTCCGATCCGGTTTGGGTTCAACAATGCTTCCTGAGCATATTTATTTAAAATTTCTTAATAAGTTAAATCTTTCCGATGACATAGTAAAATTTGCTTTCAATAACTACAAAAAACAGCGTGAAGCCTTTCAAAAAAATATAAAAAGTTATGAATACAACGAAATATACCTTATGGACGCAGTAAGTAGCTTAATACAGACAAATAAATTTTGCATGAATTATTATGCGGGAGTTCAACATATAAAATTAGAAATAGAAGAAATTATTGAAATATTGGAAAACATCATACATAATATAAAAAAATATAAACATTATAAGATTTCATTTATAAATAGAAAAATAGAAAATTTGATAACAGCTAAAAACTTTTCTTTTGTACTGAAGGAGAGAAAAGCACTATTTTATGAAAGTTATAATGATAGAACCAATTACCCGTCAATAAGGCTATCTATCGAAGAACCGACTTTCATAAAAGCTTTCGAAGAATATTTTATGCAGGTTTGGGAGCATATAACGCCTGCAAACAAAGAAAAATCAGAGGCCATAATGTTTCTTAAAAGACATATAGAGGCCCTAAAAAGGCAAGCCTAA
- a CDS encoding bifunctional diguanylate cyclase/phosphodiesterase: MLKNSHEEISILMENLEYNEFFVHYQPIVDAATYEIRWIEALARWNSPIAGTVSPDKFIPVLEEKLHIIPVGMHILKKACMQLKRWYSNGCTNSGISVNVSSLQLQQHNFAEAVVTTLHEFGLKPHNLVLEITESLKLMGNEHALQTLKVLKEMGIRISIDDFGTGYNCLKCLQEFEFTSIKIDRSFVANMGNNRCKIIIDSIISLGHRIGVKVIAEGVETIEQCNQLKHMGCDMLQGYYFYLPSPAEELSLLLKNDFINKSMVQ, translated from the coding sequence ATGTTAAAAAATAGCCATGAGGAAATCAGCATTTTGATGGAAAACTTAGAGTATAATGAGTTTTTCGTACATTATCAGCCAATAGTAGATGCTGCAACTTATGAGATTCGATGGATAGAAGCGTTAGCTAGATGGAACAGCCCCATAGCAGGTACTGTAAGCCCTGACAAGTTTATTCCCGTTTTGGAAGAGAAGTTGCACATAATTCCTGTTGGTATGCACATTCTTAAAAAAGCATGCATGCAGCTTAAAAGGTGGTATAGCAATGGCTGCACAAATAGTGGTATATCAGTAAACGTTTCGTCTTTGCAGCTTCAGCAACACAATTTTGCTGAAGCTGTGGTTACTACGCTGCATGAATTTGGGCTGAAGCCGCATAATCTTGTTCTGGAAATAACAGAGAGTTTAAAGTTAATGGGAAACGAACACGCGTTACAAACACTAAAAGTTCTAAAGGAAATGGGAATAAGAATATCAATTGATGACTTTGGCACAGGGTATAACTGCTTAAAATGCTTACAGGAATTTGAATTTACAAGTATAAAGATAGACAGATCTTTCGTTGCAAACATGGGAAATAACAGATGTAAAATTATAATTGACAGCATAATTTCACTTGGGCATCGAATAGGAGTAAAGGTTATAGCAGAGGGAGTTGAAACTATTGAGCAATGCAATCAGCTTAAGCATATGGGATGCGATATGCTTCAGGGATACTATTTCTATTTGCCTTCTCCGGCAGAAGAATTAAGTTTATTGTTAAAAAATGACTTTATTAATAAATCAATGGTTCAGTAG
- the secF gene encoding protein translocase subunit SecF: MIRFYKNRKIFFAVSAAIMIIGIISLFVNGVDLAIQFKGGAIIKYSYEGEIDQQLVAETATKILNRSTEVQLTDDLATHSKKIVFNLSGSNGLEAGEQDKLDAELKAKFPEANLELAESNVVEPFIGKRFLTNGMIAIALTALFIIVYVRFRFKKISGMSAGVIGLIALLHDILIVFFTFVIFKMPINDSFIAVTLTIIGYSINDTIVVYDRIRENQPYYLKKSFEELVDASINQTLSRSVKTSVTTGASIIIVYILAFVYNIDSIKTFSIPMFIGIVSGCYSTVCLAGPMMVMWHNRNQAMTS; encoded by the coding sequence ATGATAAGATTTTATAAAAACAGAAAGATATTTTTTGCTGTATCAGCTGCTATCATGATAATAGGGATTATTTCACTGTTTGTAAATGGTGTTGATTTAGCAATTCAGTTTAAAGGCGGCGCAATAATAAAGTATTCTTATGAAGGAGAAATTGATCAACAGTTGGTTGCCGAAACTGCAACAAAGATTCTAAACAGAAGCACAGAGGTACAGCTAACAGATGATTTAGCAACACATAGCAAGAAAATAGTATTCAACCTGTCAGGCAGCAATGGATTGGAAGCTGGGGAGCAGGATAAGCTGGATGCAGAACTAAAAGCTAAATTTCCTGAAGCTAATTTAGAACTGGCCGAGTCAAATGTGGTAGAGCCATTTATAGGTAAAAGATTTTTAACAAACGGAATGATTGCCATAGCTTTAACAGCTTTGTTTATAATTGTATATGTAAGATTCAGATTTAAAAAAATATCAGGAATGTCGGCGGGAGTTATAGGTTTGATTGCGTTACTGCATGATATACTGATAGTCTTTTTTACATTTGTAATATTCAAGATGCCAATAAATGATTCATTTATTGCAGTTACGTTAACTATAATAGGATATTCAATCAACGATACAATAGTAGTGTACGATAGAATCAGAGAAAATCAGCCTTACTATCTTAAAAAGTCATTTGAGGAACTTGTGGATGCAAGCATAAACCAGACATTGTCAAGATCAGTTAAAACAAGTGTGACGACGGGAGCAAGCATTATAATAGTATATATCCTTGCATTTGTTTACAATATTGACTCAATTAAGACTTTTTCAATACCTATGTTTATAGGAATCGTAAGTGGTTGCTATTCTACAGTGTGCCTGGCAGGACCAATGATGGTTATGTGGCATAACAGAAATCAGGCTATGACATCATAA
- a CDS encoding chemotaxis protein CheW yields the protein MAEIKQIVVFKLGETDYGFPIEQVNEIIKYIPVSKIPNSSAYMEGTCNLRGKLHVILNLRSIVGLEISAAHDNAYIVIANNYDAGFIVDEVKMIVSISEEDIIDTDTLAKYIDDNYILYIIKYNNKLVNVLNLESITSRSLNNVKK from the coding sequence ATGGCAGAAATTAAGCAGATAGTAGTTTTTAAATTGGGGGAAACAGACTACGGTTTTCCGATAGAACAAGTAAATGAAATAATTAAATATATTCCTGTTTCGAAGATACCTAATTCTTCGGCATACATGGAAGGAACATGCAATTTAAGAGGCAAACTGCATGTTATATTAAATCTTAGAAGTATAGTTGGATTGGAAATAAGTGCAGCCCATGATAATGCTTATATAGTAATTGCAAATAATTATGATGCAGGCTTTATTGTTGATGAGGTTAAGATGATTGTTTCAATATCCGAAGAAGACATTATTGACACTGATACATTGGCTAAATATATTGATGATAACTACATACTATACATTATTAAGTATAACAATAAATTAGTCAATGTGCTGAATTTGGAGAGCATAACAAGCAGGAGCTTGAATAATGTTAAAAAATAG
- a CDS encoding OadG-related small transporter subunit, with protein MNINIENVMNSLELMGMGMSAIFLVIIVIYASVSIMLKLTAQNK; from the coding sequence ATGAATATTAACATTGAAAATGTAATGAATTCACTTGAACTTATGGGGATGGGTATGTCTGCTATATTTTTGGTAATTATAGTGATATATGCATCTGTGAGCATAATGCTGAAGCTTACAGCACAAAACAAATAA
- a CDS encoding acyl-CoA thioesterase, whose product MDKFINTRLVKSEDLNHHGTLFAGRTAEWFVESAFIAASSTFGNPENIVCLNVHGLLFKKPVNKGEIVKFTSRIVNLGKTSIAVHTKMDTEVSKTSPVEGFITFICVDADGKKMPHGLVLDEAIDEEERVLRERAESLRQ is encoded by the coding sequence ATGGATAAGTTTATCAATACGAGGCTGGTAAAATCAGAAGACCTCAATCACCACGGTACTTTGTTCGCAGGAAGAACAGCAGAATGGTTTGTTGAATCAGCATTTATTGCCGCATCTTCAACATTTGGAAATCCGGAAAATATAGTATGCCTAAATGTGCATGGGCTGTTGTTCAAGAAGCCTGTTAATAAAGGAGAAATAGTAAAGTTTACAAGCAGAATCGTTAATTTAGGTAAAACCAGCATAGCAGTTCATACAAAAATGGATACTGAAGTATCCAAGACAAGCCCGGTTGAAGGCTTTATAACCTTCATATGTGTGGATGCTGACGGTAAAAAAATGCCACATGGATTAGTGCTTGATGAAGCTATAGATGAAGAAGAGCGTGTATTGAGAGAACGCGCAGAGAGTTTGAGACAATAA
- a CDS encoding regulatory protein RecX encodes MKKITKIEIQKNNRDRVNIYLDDAFAFGIDLNIMMKYSLAKNMEIEQLFIDEILKAEEEIHVYNYALTLLSRRAMSEKQIRTKMKTKGYDEDFIDSAILKLKNQKYLDDERYSEMLINDKVNISKYGKRKIKQLLYEKGIERETIEEKIKCLSEEDELKRAYSVGLKKISSLKEEDDRKKYVKLSRFLINKGFELSTVRKAASYLLKAGIDDFGDFEDI; translated from the coding sequence ATGAAAAAAATCACTAAAATAGAAATTCAAAAAAATAACAGAGATAGAGTTAATATCTATCTTGATGATGCTTTTGCTTTTGGTATTGATTTGAATATTATGATGAAGTATTCGTTGGCTAAGAATATGGAGATCGAGCAACTATTTATTGATGAAATATTAAAAGCGGAAGAGGAGATACATGTATATAACTACGCACTGACATTATTATCAAGGCGTGCCATGAGTGAAAAACAAATAAGAACCAAAATGAAAACAAAAGGATATGATGAAGACTTTATCGATAGTGCAATTTTGAAGCTGAAGAATCAGAAGTATCTAGATGACGAAAGATACAGCGAGATGCTGATAAACGATAAAGTTAATATTTCAAAATATGGCAAAAGAAAAATAAAACAGCTATTATATGAAAAAGGAATAGAAAGAGAGACAATTGAAGAAAAAATAAAATGTTTGTCAGAGGAGGATGAATTAAAAAGGGCGTATTCAGTGGGATTAAAGAAAATTAGCTCTCTGAAAGAAGAAGACGACAGAAAAAAATATGTAAAATTATCGAGATTTCTTATTAATAAAGGCTTTGAATTAAGTACAGTTAGAAAAGCAGCATCGTATTTGCTCAAAGCAGGCATTGATGATTTTGGAGACTTTGAAGATATTTAA
- a CDS encoding methyl-accepting chemotaxis protein yields MTKLKSIRTKLSLAFGLLILMVCAGLGLITYIQSSSAISSQVDESLEQLTREASKLVKGRTDLHLNALEVAAESDLIKSETIAIDEKLDFLKREVERSGHLSMAVVDINGNGLNTKGETVSVSEREYFKKAMSGEKSVTDPMVNKIDGSIIVMYAVPIKNGSAVKGVLLAGRDGNELSDMVDDIKFGENGEAFMIGKDGTTVAHPNRELVLNMDNDLENVSSDAGLQSLVELEKQMIEGKTDTGEYEYNGITKYMAFTPIEGTNWFLALTSPKSEAMEKVNKITNIIISVSIGFIVVGILVTIVISASISKPIKMASDHLQVLSTGDFTKDIPSKLLKMNDEVGILANAMNTMQQSLSGLIRNVAGESTEVTYMLGQISNEIIELNKSIEEITATTEELSASTEETASATEEMNVTSSEIEGAVQSVANKSQEGAVTANSMNDMAESMKEDAVNSKKEAIEIYERTKTSMENAIKQSKAVEQINVLSEAILEIASQTNLLALNAAIEAARAGEAGKGFAVVADEIRTLAVNSQNTVSRIKEVTQLILVAVNNLSASAHEIMEFIDGKLLKDYDTLVDSSELYSHNSSKINDMVTDFSAASEEILVSMQNMVHALNEVASASTEGAQGATNIAQSTTSIAQMSGEVSKLSESAKEKSNMLIEAVSKIKL; encoded by the coding sequence ATGACAAAATTAAAAAGTATAAGAACAAAATTATCTCTGGCTTTTGGCTTGTTGATTCTGATGGTATGTGCAGGCCTTGGATTAATAACATACATTCAATCATCATCTGCTATATCATCGCAGGTGGATGAATCATTAGAACAACTTACGAGAGAGGCATCCAAGCTTGTTAAGGGAAGAACTGATCTTCATTTAAACGCACTTGAAGTAGCAGCTGAAAGTGATTTAATCAAATCAGAAACAATAGCTATAGACGAGAAGCTGGATTTTCTGAAAAGAGAAGTTGAAAGAAGTGGACATTTGTCAATGGCTGTTGTCGATATAAATGGAAATGGTCTAAATACCAAAGGAGAAACAGTAAGTGTTTCAGAAAGAGAATATTTTAAAAAAGCCATGTCCGGAGAAAAATCAGTTACAGACCCAATGGTTAATAAAATAGATGGCAGCATAATAGTTATGTATGCAGTGCCAATAAAGAACGGAAGTGCAGTAAAGGGTGTACTGCTTGCCGGAAGAGATGGAAATGAGCTAAGTGATATGGTCGATGATATAAAGTTTGGGGAAAATGGTGAAGCATTCATGATTGGCAAAGATGGAACAACGGTTGCTCATCCTAATCGCGAACTTGTTTTAAACATGGACAATGACTTAGAAAATGTATCGAGCGATGCCGGGCTGCAATCTCTTGTGGAGCTGGAAAAGCAGATGATTGAAGGTAAAACAGATACAGGTGAATATGAATACAACGGCATTACTAAGTATATGGCATTTACTCCTATAGAAGGAACTAATTGGTTCTTGGCGCTTACATCTCCAAAATCGGAGGCCATGGAAAAAGTAAATAAAATAACCAACATAATTATTTCTGTTTCAATTGGGTTTATTGTAGTTGGCATTTTAGTAACAATTGTAATTTCTGCAAGCATTTCAAAACCGATAAAAATGGCATCAGACCATCTGCAAGTGCTGTCTACAGGAGATTTTACCAAGGATATTCCTTCTAAGCTTCTAAAGATGAACGATGAGGTGGGGATTTTGGCAAACGCCATGAATACTATGCAGCAATCACTGAGTGGTCTAATACGTAATGTTGCCGGCGAATCTACAGAAGTTACATATATGCTTGGACAAATCAGCAATGAAATTATTGAACTTAATAAGAGCATAGAAGAGATAACTGCAACTACAGAAGAGCTTTCTGCATCAACAGAAGAAACAGCATCAGCAACAGAAGAAATGAATGTTACTTCTTCAGAAATAGAAGGTGCTGTGCAGTCAGTGGCAAATAAATCCCAGGAAGGGGCGGTTACAGCCAACAGCATGAACGATATGGCTGAAAGCATGAAAGAAGATGCTGTTAATTCAAAGAAAGAAGCAATCGAAATTTACGAGAGAACAAAAACAAGCATGGAAAATGCAATTAAGCAGTCTAAAGCAGTGGAACAGATTAACGTTTTATCTGAAGCTATACTTGAAATAGCATCACAAACTAATTTGCTGGCTTTAAATGCCGCAATAGAGGCGGCAAGAGCAGGCGAAGCAGGCAAAGGGTTTGCTGTTGTAGCAGATGAAATAAGAACTCTGGCTGTAAATTCGCAGAATACGGTTTCAAGGATTAAGGAAGTAACACAGTTGATTTTAGTGGCTGTAAATAATTTATCAGCCAGTGCTCATGAAATAATGGAATTTATAGACGGAAAGTTGCTCAAGGATTATGATACACTTGTTGATTCCAGCGAATTATACAGTCACAACTCATCAAAAATAAACGATATGGTTACCGATTTCAGTGCGGCGTCTGAAGAAATACTGGTTTCGATGCAAAATATGGTACATGCTTTAAATGAAGTAGCTTCGGCTTCAACAGAAGGAGCTCAGGGGGCTACAAATATTGCTCAAAGTACAACTTCAATTGCTCAGATGTCTGGCGAAGTTTCAAAACTTTCAGAATCAGCAAAAGAAAAATCAAATATGCTTATTGAGGCGGTATCAAAAATCAAATTATAG